One window from the genome of Cyclobacterium amurskyense encodes:
- a CDS encoding ABC transporter substrate-binding protein, which yields MKITLYFLFLIVPLFTAYSQEGFDQLEQAKKQIQQGNQAEAMELLRPYLDKEKYSSLSDYARYHFARAAYGNRQFELAKEALNSLIATRGFAKKDDARYLLALCHFELSSPNDALRLIDQISDETLKKEGYKASYNFLKVSASSSLAVQYGLFPENKGLVMALKERLETQGSMSSTERSLYEKIRSEALTQGSSNVKLSSKDNVLDIAVVLPFNYEGRSGVQSINSNNFVLQLYQGIKLALDQAKSNGVKLNFKTFDTERSDAKVRGILEDDFLSNADIIIGPLYPEETALVASFAQQRQIPQINPLSNIDENVKGFEYSYLFRPSIQAISQNVLDYCRKFEGKRVAIAYSGTSRDELLAATFVDMARISGLQIVKNQKVTTRDMQGFFESLELGKGKSQTADLMVIFSDDPNIASPTFGLVESLGAGLPVVVMESWLYFDFANYDMMETQNFHFVGNNTVDFNNELLDDFRNDYMNHYKINPSSFAYMGFELADFVTKVINEEKGFDFQKNLDRRSFIKGNLTFGFNFSRVRFNNYVPILSLEDGVLTIEE from the coding sequence ATGAAAATAACACTATACTTTCTATTTCTTATTGTTCCCTTGTTCACTGCCTATTCGCAGGAGGGTTTTGATCAACTTGAACAAGCTAAAAAACAGATACAGCAAGGAAATCAGGCAGAGGCAATGGAGTTGCTAAGACCTTATCTTGATAAAGAGAAATACAGTTCGTTATCAGATTATGCGAGGTATCATTTTGCTAGAGCAGCCTATGGTAACAGGCAATTTGAACTGGCTAAAGAAGCCTTAAATTCTCTTATTGCTACGAGGGGTTTCGCGAAAAAAGACGATGCCCGCTACCTTTTGGCATTGTGTCATTTTGAGCTCTCGTCTCCAAATGATGCATTGCGATTGATAGATCAAATCTCAGATGAAACCTTGAAAAAAGAGGGATACAAAGCAAGCTATAATTTTTTGAAAGTAAGCGCGTCAAGTTCTCTTGCTGTACAGTACGGGCTTTTTCCTGAAAATAAAGGCTTGGTCATGGCTTTAAAAGAGCGGCTTGAGACACAAGGTTCTATGTCCTCTACAGAAAGATCCTTGTATGAAAAAATCAGAAGTGAAGCTTTGACTCAGGGAAGTAGTAACGTTAAGCTTTCGAGCAAAGACAATGTTTTAGATATTGCCGTGGTGCTGCCTTTTAATTATGAAGGCAGATCCGGAGTGCAGTCAATTAATTCAAACAACTTTGTTTTACAATTGTATCAGGGGATAAAACTTGCATTGGATCAAGCCAAATCAAATGGGGTAAAGTTAAATTTTAAAACTTTTGATACGGAAAGAAGTGATGCCAAAGTAAGAGGTATATTAGAAGACGACTTTTTATCTAATGCTGACATCATTATTGGGCCACTGTATCCTGAGGAAACTGCGCTTGTTGCGAGTTTTGCTCAACAAAGACAAATTCCTCAAATTAATCCACTGTCCAATATTGATGAAAATGTAAAAGGATTTGAATACTCTTATTTATTCAGACCGTCTATTCAGGCAATTAGCCAAAATGTATTGGATTATTGCAGAAAATTTGAAGGGAAAAGAGTTGCAATAGCCTATTCTGGGACGAGCAGAGATGAATTATTGGCAGCTACTTTTGTAGATATGGCTAGAATTAGTGGGCTTCAAATAGTGAAGAATCAAAAAGTAACTACCAGAGATATGCAGGGTTTTTTCGAGAGCCTGGAATTGGGGAAAGGAAAATCCCAAACTGCAGATTTGATGGTAATCTTTTCGGATGATCCGAACATAGCCTCACCTACTTTTGGGCTTGTAGAGTCTTTAGGAGCAGGACTGCCAGTGGTGGTAATGGAAAGTTGGTTGTATTTTGATTTTGCTAATTACGATATGATGGAAACCCAAAATTTCCATTTTGTAGGCAATAACACCGTTGATTTTAATAATGAATTGCTGGATGATTTCAGGAACGATTACATGAATCATTATAAAATCAACCCTTCATCATTTGCTTATATGGGTTTCGAACTCGCCGATTTTGTAACCAAAGTTATCAACGAAGAAAAAGGTTTTGACTTTCAAAAAAATCTTGATAGAAGAAGTTTTATTAAAGGGAATTTAACATTTGGTTTTAATTTTTCTCGAGTGAGATTTAATAATTATGTTCCTATTCTAAGTTTGGAAGATGGAGTTTTGACTATTGAAGAATAA
- the guaA gene encoding glutamine-hydrolyzing GMP synthase, translated as MAEQILILDFGSQYTQLIARRVRELDVYCEIHPFNKIPPITSDIKGIILSGSPCSVRDNDSPDLDLDALRGKLPILGVCYGAQLMAQKYGGNVTPSEIREYGRAKISHLDTHSKLFRELTHDSQVWMSHGDTIKELPEGFDVIASTHSVKIAAYKVQGEETYGIQFHPEVTHSTEGKNLLRNFVVQICDCAQDWTSDVFIDATIASLKETIGKDRVVMGLSGGVDSSVAATLIHRAIGDQLTCVFVDNGLLRKNEYEEVLESYKGMGLNVIGVDSKKKFYDALAGISDPEGKRKAIGRTFIEVFDEEAHKIKDVKWLGQGTIYPDVIESVSVNGPSATIKSHHNVGGLPDFMKLKVVEPLNTLFKDGVREVGKALGISDAIIGRHPFPGPGLGIRILGDVTEEKVQTLQEVDYIFIQGLKDAGLYDDVWQAGSMLLPVQSVGVMGDERTYERVVALRAVSSVDGMTADWVHLPYDFLGKVSNDIINKVKGVNRVVYDISSKPPATIEWE; from the coding sequence ATGGCAGAACAGATTTTAATCCTAGACTTTGGTTCTCAGTACACACAGCTAATAGCCAGACGTGTTAGAGAACTGGATGTATATTGTGAAATTCACCCTTTCAATAAAATCCCCCCAATTACTTCAGACATTAAAGGAATCATACTTTCAGGCAGTCCTTGCTCTGTTAGAGACAATGATTCTCCTGATCTTGATTTAGATGCACTTCGCGGTAAATTACCCATTTTAGGTGTGTGCTATGGAGCACAGCTAATGGCGCAGAAATACGGTGGAAATGTAACACCTTCTGAAATCAGGGAATATGGAAGGGCCAAAATTTCTCATTTGGACACCCATTCCAAGCTTTTTAGGGAATTGACACATGATTCTCAAGTATGGATGTCCCATGGAGATACCATCAAGGAATTGCCGGAAGGGTTTGATGTCATCGCCAGTACGCACTCGGTAAAAATAGCCGCGTACAAAGTACAAGGTGAAGAAACCTATGGTATTCAGTTTCATCCGGAAGTGACCCACTCTACAGAAGGTAAGAATCTCTTGAGGAATTTTGTGGTTCAGATTTGCGACTGTGCACAGGATTGGACCTCAGATGTATTTATAGATGCTACCATAGCTTCTCTTAAAGAAACCATAGGAAAAGACCGTGTAGTGATGGGCTTGTCTGGTGGTGTGGATTCATCAGTGGCAGCAACCTTAATACACAGAGCTATAGGTGATCAATTGACTTGTGTCTTTGTGGACAACGGTCTCTTGAGAAAGAATGAGTATGAAGAGGTGCTGGAGTCTTACAAAGGTATGGGGCTGAATGTAATAGGTGTTGATTCCAAAAAGAAATTTTATGATGCCTTGGCGGGTATTTCTGATCCTGAAGGGAAAAGAAAGGCCATTGGCAGAACATTTATAGAAGTTTTTGACGAAGAAGCGCATAAAATTAAAGATGTGAAGTGGCTGGGGCAAGGAACCATCTATCCAGATGTGATCGAATCCGTTTCGGTCAATGGCCCATCAGCAACCATTAAATCTCACCACAATGTGGGTGGGCTTCCAGATTTTATGAAGCTTAAAGTAGTAGAACCATTAAACACCCTATTTAAAGATGGTGTAAGAGAAGTTGGTAAAGCTTTAGGTATTTCCGATGCCATCATTGGCAGACATCCTTTCCCAGGTCCGGGACTTGGGATTAGAATTTTAGGAGACGTGACTGAAGAAAAGGTGCAAACCCTTCAGGAGGTAGATTATATTTTTATTCAAGGTCTGAAAGACGCAGGCTTGTATGATGATGTATGGCAAGCGGGATCCATGTTGTTACCAGTACAGTCTGTAGGTGTAATGGGTGATGAAAGGACTTATGAAAGAGTTGTAGCCTTAAGAGCGGTTTCATCGGTGGATGGCATGACTGCGGATTGGGTTCATTTACCCTACGATTTCCTAGGCAAGGTCTCCAATGATATTATCAATAAAGTGAAAGGTGTGAACAGGGTCGTATACGATATCAGTTCCAAACCACCTGCAACCATTGAGTGGGAATAA